A single Myxocyprinus asiaticus isolate MX2 ecotype Aquarium Trade chromosome 50, UBuf_Myxa_2, whole genome shotgun sequence DNA region contains:
- the LOC127439217 gene encoding SLAM family member 9-like isoform X1, whose translation MVHMFVLSCLCSWHLVGVFLVDTDEMKTVSVMEGDSVTLKTGVTKIQEDDLIMWMCGDSCIAKLNVSAQIISESNEKFRGRLHLDYQTGSLTITNITTTDSGLYKAQIIGNKVSRKSFNVTVNAHLPIPVITSYCPQYSPSSESLRHSKCVLLCSVVNVTQVTLSWYKGNSLFSSISVSDLNSSLSLPLEVEYQENNIYRCVINNPIRNQTKHLNINEVCQPCSDCVRCCDTTEAVIRLVVCALMGVAALAAVVVLVYDIRSRQSTKNSSSEVNISPSLMEY comes from the exons ATGGTTCACATGTTTGTTTTGTCCTGTTTGTGCTCCTGGCATCTTGTTG GTGTGTTCCTTGTGGACACCGATGAAATGAAGACGGTGTCAGTGATGGAAGGAGATTCTGTAACTCTTAAAACTGGTGTTACTAAAATACAGGAAGATGATCTGATAATGTGGATGTGTGGAGACTCTTGCATAGCTAAACTCAACGTGTCAGCCCAAATCATCTCTGAAAGTAATGAGAAATTCAGAGGCAGACTGCATCTGGACTATCAGACTGGATCTCTCACCATCACAAACATCACAACCACAGACTCTGGACTTTATAAAGCACAGATCATTGGAAATAAGGTGTCAAGGAAAAGTTTCAATGTTACTGTcaatg CTCATCTGCCCATTCCTGTGATCACCAGTTACTGTCCACAATATTCTCCATCTTCTGAAAGTTTACGGCACTCGAAATGTGTGTTGCTGTGTTCAGTGGTGAATGTGACACAGGTGACTCTCTCCTGGTAcaaaggaaacagtttattcTCCTCCATCAGTGTGTCTGATCTCAACAGCAGTCTCTCTCTACCTCTGGAGGTGGAATATCAGGAGAACAACATCTACAGATGTGTGATCAACAATCCCATCAGAAACCAGACTAAACATCTCAACATTAATGAAGTCTGTCAGCCGTGTTCAG ACTGTGTCCGCTGTTGTGACACTACTGAAGCTGTGATCCGATTGGTCGTCTGTGCTCTGATGGGCGTGGCTGCTTTGGCTGCTGTTGTTGTTCTGGTTTACGACATCAGATCCAGACAATCAACAAAAAACAGCAGCTCAGAAGTCAACATCAGCCCCTCACTGATGGAGTATTAA
- the LOC127439217 gene encoding uncharacterized protein LOC127439217 isoform X2: MKTVSVMEGDSVTLKTGVTKIQEDDLIMWMCGDSCIAKLNVSAQIISESNEKFRGRLHLDYQTGSLTITNITTTDSGLYKAQIIGNKVSRKSFNVTVNAHLPIPVITSYCPQYSPSSESLRHSKCVLLCSVVNVTQVTLSWYKGNSLFSSISVSDLNSSLSLPLEVEYQENNIYRCVINNPIRNQTKHLNINEVCQPCSDCVRCCDTTEAVIRLVVCALMGVAALAAVVVLVYDIRSRQSTKNSSSEVNISPSLMEY; the protein is encoded by the exons ATGAAGACGGTGTCAGTGATGGAAGGAGATTCTGTAACTCTTAAAACTGGTGTTACTAAAATACAGGAAGATGATCTGATAATGTGGATGTGTGGAGACTCTTGCATAGCTAAACTCAACGTGTCAGCCCAAATCATCTCTGAAAGTAATGAGAAATTCAGAGGCAGACTGCATCTGGACTATCAGACTGGATCTCTCACCATCACAAACATCACAACCACAGACTCTGGACTTTATAAAGCACAGATCATTGGAAATAAGGTGTCAAGGAAAAGTTTCAATGTTACTGTcaatg CTCATCTGCCCATTCCTGTGATCACCAGTTACTGTCCACAATATTCTCCATCTTCTGAAAGTTTACGGCACTCGAAATGTGTGTTGCTGTGTTCAGTGGTGAATGTGACACAGGTGACTCTCTCCTGGTAcaaaggaaacagtttattcTCCTCCATCAGTGTGTCTGATCTCAACAGCAGTCTCTCTCTACCTCTGGAGGTGGAATATCAGGAGAACAACATCTACAGATGTGTGATCAACAATCCCATCAGAAACCAGACTAAACATCTCAACATTAATGAAGTCTGTCAGCCGTGTTCAG ACTGTGTCCGCTGTTGTGACACTACTGAAGCTGTGATCCGATTGGTCGTCTGTGCTCTGATGGGCGTGGCTGCTTTGGCTGCTGTTGTTGTTCTGGTTTACGACATCAGATCCAGACAATCAACAAAAAACAGCAGCTCAGAAGTCAACATCAGCCCCTCACTGATGGAGTATTAA
- the LOC127439217 gene encoding uncharacterized protein LOC127439217 isoform X3 encodes MWMCGDSCIAKLNVSAQIISESNEKFRGRLHLDYQTGSLTITNITTTDSGLYKAQIIGNKVSRKSFNVTVNAHLPIPVITSYCPQYSPSSESLRHSKCVLLCSVVNVTQVTLSWYKGNSLFSSISVSDLNSSLSLPLEVEYQENNIYRCVINNPIRNQTKHLNINEVCQPCSDCVRCCDTTEAVIRLVVCALMGVAALAAVVVLVYDIRSRQSTKNSSSEVNISPSLMEY; translated from the exons ATGTGGATGTGTGGAGACTCTTGCATAGCTAAACTCAACGTGTCAGCCCAAATCATCTCTGAAAGTAATGAGAAATTCAGAGGCAGACTGCATCTGGACTATCAGACTGGATCTCTCACCATCACAAACATCACAACCACAGACTCTGGACTTTATAAAGCACAGATCATTGGAAATAAGGTGTCAAGGAAAAGTTTCAATGTTACTGTcaatg CTCATCTGCCCATTCCTGTGATCACCAGTTACTGTCCACAATATTCTCCATCTTCTGAAAGTTTACGGCACTCGAAATGTGTGTTGCTGTGTTCAGTGGTGAATGTGACACAGGTGACTCTCTCCTGGTAcaaaggaaacagtttattcTCCTCCATCAGTGTGTCTGATCTCAACAGCAGTCTCTCTCTACCTCTGGAGGTGGAATATCAGGAGAACAACATCTACAGATGTGTGATCAACAATCCCATCAGAAACCAGACTAAACATCTCAACATTAATGAAGTCTGTCAGCCGTGTTCAG ACTGTGTCCGCTGTTGTGACACTACTGAAGCTGTGATCCGATTGGTCGTCTGTGCTCTGATGGGCGTGGCTGCTTTGGCTGCTGTTGTTGTTCTGGTTTACGACATCAGATCCAGACAATCAACAAAAAACAGCAGCTCAGAAGTCAACATCAGCCCCTCACTGATGGAGTATTAA
- the zgc:171566 gene encoding zgc:171566, with translation MNRQVFVFAVFAAFLCKVPQPASCARHLNYRPIIGILAQENLEDDPHAQGTSYIAASYVKHLESAGARVVPIRISRTEEEYKNLFNSINGLLLPGGDVNIEKSQFTRAAKIFYELAIKANDASDYFPIWGTCQGFQQLTVLTSNKNMLTLTDTKALALPLTFSSGAQNSRLFKRFPKDLLQSLTDENITSNFHSWSLSLQNYSSNAKLKRFYRVLTTNTDGKREFISTMEAYRYPFYAVQWHPEKSPFEWIEKSGMVHTLSAIKAAFFTAHFFVSEAMKNHHHFPSEIEEEKALIYNYQPVFKGLNSIFLQNYYFD, from the exons ATGAATCGCCAGGTGTTCGTGTTCGCGGTGTTTGCGGCTTTTCTCTGCAAAGTGCCGCAACCAGCATCATGCGCTCGTCATTTAAATTACAGACCGATCATCG gaaTTTTAGCCCAGGAAAACCTAGAGGACGACCCTCATGCACAGGGAACTTCTTATATTGCTGCATCATATGTGAAACATTTGGAATCAGCCGGTGCAAGGGTTGTACCAATCCG CATAAGTCGCACAGAGGAGGAGTATAAAAACCTGTTCAACTCAATAAATGG TTTGTTACTGCCTGGAGGGGATGTGAACATTGAGAAGTCTCAGTTCACCAGAGCCGCAAAGATTTTCTATGAACTTGCAATAAAG GCCAATGATGCTTCAGATTATTTTCCGATTTGGGGCACCTGTCAGGGCTTCCAACAGCTCACTGTCCTGACCAGCAACAAGAACATGTTGACTTTGACTGACACTAAAGCACTCGCCCTGCCGTTGACTTTCAGTTCAG GAGCCCAAAACAGCAGGTTGTTCAAAAGATTTCCAAAGGACCTCCTTCAGTCTCTGACAGATGAAAACATCACCTCCAATTTCCATAGCTGGAGCTTGTCCCTACAG AATTACAGCAGCAATGCCAAGCTGAAGCGTTTCTATAGAGTGCTGACCACAAATACAGACGGCAAGAGAGAGTTCATTTCCACAATGGAAG CGTACCGTTACCCATTCTACGCAGTGCAGTGGCACCCTGAGAAAAGCCCGTTTGAGTGGATTGAGAAATCTGGTATGGTGCACACCCTCTCCGCCATCAAAGCGGCTTTCTTCACCGCACACTTCTTTGTCTCTGAAG CAATGAAAAATCATCACCATTTTCCTTCTGAAATCGAGGAAGAAAAAGCCCTCATTTACAACTATCAGCCGGTCTTCAAAGGCCTGAACAGCATCTTCCTGCAAAATTACTACTTCGATTAA